The Roseimicrobium gellanilyticum sequence TCTCAACAGAGCATCGCCTGCGGTTTCGTCACCGAGGTGGTAGTCGATCCTCACTGCCTCGTACAGCGCTGCACGCACCAGACGAATGTGTGGTGCATCTTCATAGCCTTCGGCAGGGTCATCGCCCGGCTTGTGGACTGCCAGGAATACCTGCCACCGGAGCTTTGCGATGTTGAGGTTCTCCGCAGTCATCGCGGCAAAGAAGTCTTCCCGGAGCTGGCCTCTGAAACGATCAATTTGATCTTTATACTGGGGGCGTGCCGGCCTTTCGCCTTCGAGGGGAAGGTATGGACTCTTGCTGTTGGGTTCCGCGCCTGACGAGCTCGAACCGAGGAGCAACACAACGGCTGCCACGTTGCATGCCAGGACGGTCGCGATGGTCACGTGCGGTCTCATGGGGTTATTTTGATTGGGGCGCAACTCTCCGGCAGTTATAACGCCGGTGAGTGGCCTCATCCCGGAGGAATCGCCATAGGCAGCAATTCGGATGTGGGGGAAGCGGACGATGACGAACTTGCCCGATATCTGTTTACTTGCTCTTCAGCGCGGCCTTGTTCTTTTCGTGCTTGGTCTTGGCAGAGGGAGCTGCCGCGGTGGGCTTGTCCTCGACCAGTGTGGCCTTGGAAGATGAGGTGCCCTTTTGCTTGAGAATCACTTTCGGTCCCGGTTCGGCGGGAGGCACATCGTTGTTCTTCCACTCCGGCATCGGCAGCAGGGGGCTGTTGGGGTCGGCGTCGCGAAGGGGGATGGCGTTCAGAGGCGTGTCATCCTGCGGGTCGGCGAAACGCTTGTTGCGGTCCCAGCTTTCGTTGTTCTTGTTCCAGTCAGCCTGTTCCTGGATGTGGCTCTGACCGTCCGCCATGATGCGGGGCTGCACGAAGATCATGAGCTCACGGCGGTCCTTCGTTTTGCTGGTGTTGCCGAAGAGATGCTTCAGCACCGGTACCTTGATGAGGAAGGGCAGGCCCTTCTTGTCATTGCGGTCGCGTTCCGTAATGAGGCCGCCCAGCATGACGGTGGTGCGGTCCGGGACGATGAGTGTGTTCATCATGCCCTGCTCGGAAATGTTCGGCACCTGGTTGCCACTGATGGTGGTGAAGCCGGAAATGTCGTTGTTCGTCTGCTTGAATTCGAGCATAATCTCCTTGTCGTTGAAAATGTGCGGCACGATATCGAGCTCCAGACGCACGGGGATGTACTGTGTGGTGGAGTAGATGCCTACGTTATCCGCGGTATTGTCTCCCGTGGCATAAGTCTGGCCGGGGATGGCGACCTGCTGCCCGATGTAGATTTTCGCCGGCTTGTGGTTCAAGGTGGTGACGGTGGGCTTTTGCATCACGTGGAAGCGATTGGTCGATTCCAGCGTGTGGAGGAAGACATTGAGGTGCTTCCCGATTTGTCCGTAGACCGTGAGGCCATCGAGGGCGGGAAGGAAGTCGGTGGCGTTTCCAAGTTCACCGAGGTCAGCGAAGGCGGTGCCCTGGGTCTTCAGCACGCCACCCACCAGGCTGTCTTCCCCCACGGATTGCAGGGTCTGAATCCAGTCGAGGCCAAAGTTGAATTCATTTCCCAGAGAGAACTCGCCGATAATGACTGACAGCAGGATTTGCTTGGGGCGCACGTCGAGTTGGTCCGCCAGTTCCATGAGTGTGCGGAGTTCATCAGGAGGGCCGCTGGCGTAGAACTTCGAGCTGGCCGGATCCACAATCACCAGCGTGCGCCCAATCAGGATGCTCTCCGCCTTTTCCGTGACTTGCAGCGTGGAGCCGCCGCCAAATCCGCCGCCACCGCCGCCGCTTAAGCTCCCACCGAAGCTGCTACCACCACCGCCGCCGCCGCCGTAGAGGCCGCCGCCAGTGCCCCCCAGCCCGCCGCCCATGCCGCGTGATCCGAAGCCGCCCATGGAGTTGGAGGAGTCAAATCCGTTGTTGCCTGTGTTGGTGTTGGCGCGTGAGTTGCCACCGGTACCGTCCAGGGAAGACGCGCCGGCAGCGTCGGGGGAATTCCGCAACAGGGCCTTGCTTGCGATATCCACGAAGGTGGTGAGATCGATGTAGTTCAACCGACGGGACACCATGCGGCTGGTGGGAGATTCGGCATCCAGCTCCTTGATAAGGCTTTCCATGTACTCGATGTCTACGGGGCGTGCGATTACCAGCAGGCTGTTTGTCCGTGCGATGGGGGTAATCTTTGGCTGCGACGCCTCACTCTCGGCGCCGTTGGAACCCACGTTTGCCACCACGCTCGCTTGGGCGGCATTTCTTGCGGCGTTCTGCTGCGGCGTTCCTCCCGGTGCTGCTGGATTGATCGGCGGGGTTCCTGGTCTGGTTGTTGGTGGCCGGCTTGTACCACCCTTGCCATATCTGGAACCGCCGCTTCCGGCGTTGCTTTGATCCAATCCCATCAGAAGGATGAGCTGATCTGCGACTTCAAACACATCAGCGCGTTCGAGGAGGATGGTCTTGTGTTTCGTCTCGCTGGGAGGAAGGTCGACCTGCTTGGCGAGTTCGACGTATGCGAGAATGGTATTCGAGTTCTCCGTGATGACGAGGCTGCGGCTGTTCGGCACGACACCGATGCTGCCATACGGGTGCAGCGGGATGATTTGTGAAAACGCCTGTGAGGCCTCTTCCGCATCCAGATGTTTGAGCTGCAGGACAAAGCTCACCACCTGATCGGTCTTGGGGAGCTCGTCCGCACGCAGGAAGATGGGCACACCTTCCGAGGAGGGCATCTTGCCGGACTCAGCAGCAAGGAGCTTCACCATATTCCCGCCGCTGGGCACAAAGGAGTAGCCGGCGAGCAGCAGGGACTTCTCCACGAACTCGATGGCTTCTTCACGGGTGAGAGTACCGCTGGTCTCGATGGTGACCGTCACGTCTTCGAGCTTGGGGTCACGGATGACGCGCTTCTTCGTGAGCTGCTGGTAGAGCTCGATCACGTCCGTCATCTGCGCCGCGGGCATCTGCAGACGGATGCCGTCTTCGGCTCCCGCTGCGGGAGTCGCTGCCGCGGACCCCGCCTGACCGGGGCCGGGCACTGGGGGCCTCACAATATTGCGTGGTGTGGGCGCGGGAGGTGCGGGCTGCTGGGCTTGAAGGACAGCACCCAGAGCGAGCAACAGCACAGGGATGGAAAGGCAAAAACGAAGACGCATGAGACGAGATGTGGATGCTGTCGGGATGATGGCGCCGGATTGGAGGCTAGGGCGCAGGCGCCGGAGCGGCGTCCGGTGGTGGAGCGGGCACCGGTGCAGTGAAGAATCTTCGAGAGGTCTTGGTCGGAGTACCTCGGGATGGCATGGGCAACATGCGTGGTCCGGGCGGTCCTGGGGGGCGGATACTGGCTGGCTCGGAACTTCCGGGCGCGGCGTCTGGACCCACACGCTGTGGCAGAGGTGGGCGAATGGTGGGTGCGGCTCCGCCTGCCCTTTGCGCTGGCTTGGATACGGCCCCCGGACCAGCATCGAGCATGGGTTCGCCATTGGCATTCGGCACTGGCTGGCCGTTGGGGTTCAAGGGGCCGCCTGCTTCTCCGACACCGCGATTTCCGCGTGCGGTTTTGCTGGCGATCAAGTGCTTCCGGTGGTTCTCATCGTAGCGCAGCACGGCAGACTCACCGTGCAGCTCGATCTCCACATAGCTGTCTTTTTTAGCATCCTTGAGCATCACACTCCGGATCTTCATGCCATTGGACGCTGCTTCGGAAGTCTTGATGCGGAAGCTTTCCTTCGTCT is a genomic window containing:
- a CDS encoding secretin N-terminal domain-containing protein, whose protein sequence is MRLRFCLSIPVLLLALGAVLQAQQPAPPAPTPRNIVRPPVPGPGQAGSAAATPAAGAEDGIRLQMPAAQMTDVIELYQQLTKKRVIRDPKLEDVTVTIETSGTLTREEAIEFVEKSLLLAGYSFVPSGGNMVKLLAAESGKMPSSEGVPIFLRADELPKTDQVVSFVLQLKHLDAEEASQAFSQIIPLHPYGSIGVVPNSRSLVITENSNTILAYVELAKQVDLPPSETKHKTILLERADVFEVADQLILLMGLDQSNAGSGGSRYGKGGTSRPPTTRPGTPPINPAAPGGTPQQNAARNAAQASVVANVGSNGAESEASQPKITPIARTNSLLVIARPVDIEYMESLIKELDAESPTSRMVSRRLNYIDLTTFVDIASKALLRNSPDAAGASSLDGTGGNSRANTNTGNNGFDSSNSMGGFGSRGMGGGLGGTGGGLYGGGGGGGSSFGGSLSGGGGGGFGGGSTLQVTEKAESILIGRTLVIVDPASSKFYASGPPDELRTLMELADQLDVRPKQILLSVIIGEFSLGNEFNFGLDWIQTLQSVGEDSLVGGVLKTQGTAFADLGELGNATDFLPALDGLTVYGQIGKHLNVFLHTLESTNRFHVMQKPTVTTLNHKPAKIYIGQQVAIPGQTYATGDNTADNVGIYSTTQYIPVRLELDIVPHIFNDKEIMLEFKQTNNDISGFTTISGNQVPNISEQGMMNTLIVPDRTTVMLGGLITERDRNDKKGLPFLIKVPVLKHLFGNTSKTKDRRELMIFVQPRIMADGQSHIQEQADWNKNNESWDRNKRFADPQDDTPLNAIPLRDADPNSPLLPMPEWKNNDVPPAEPGPKVILKQKGTSSSKATLVEDKPTAAAPSAKTKHEKNKAALKSK